The sequence below is a genomic window from Streptomyces sp. V1I1.
AGCGCCCCAATCCGTCCCGCGGCGAATTCTTCGCAGAAGTGATGGCGGAACGGGCCGACGGCTGGCGCCCGGTGTTCTCCCGCCGCCAGATGCTGACCTCCCGCGCGACGTGGGTCCACGACCCCCACTGGGAGGAGCTGGCCCAGGTCCGGTGCCCGGCCCTGGTGGTGCGTGGCCTGGACGGGGAGTTGGGCCGCGCGGAGGCCCAGGAGATGGTCAGGGTCCTGCCGCGGGGCGAGTACGCGGAGGTGGCGGACGCGGGCCACCTGGTGCATTACGACCAGCCGGAGGGGTGGCGGACGGCGATCGAGCCATTCTTGGACCGGGTGCTGACGCCCTGAGGCGTGGCACGCAGTCAGCATGTCGCCTGTGCCGGGGGTGGGGGCGGGTTCGCGCTCGGAGAGGGAGAGATCGCCTTCAGCCGCGGCGGCAACGGCTGGGCGATCAGCGAGGTCGGCAACCAGTCGACCGGCTGTTGCCCGGACCTCGACTCCTGGCCGGCTGTCGCCGGTGCGCTGGATCGGGTGGGGCTCGGTCGTCCTGACGGTTTCACGTGCGAGGTCGTCTTCCGGCGTTGCGCTGGATGCGGGGAGGTCAGCGTCGTGCGGGAGGGCGACTTCGTGTGCGTCTTCTGCGGGGGTGAGCTACCGGCCTCGTGGAACGTCGCGCAGGGTTAGAAGGCGAAGACCGTGCCCTCGGCCAGGCTGCCTTCCATCTCGCACACGTTGCCGAACGTGGCCGACCACGCGACACGCTTGCCCTGCCACACGCCCTGGGCGGTGACCACGACCGGGGCCCACTGGCGCGTGCACCTCTTCGTCGACGGGGCCTCGGTCAGCGCGCCGAACTCGCCCTCGACGTCCCGCAGTTCCATACACGCGGCCGCGGGCATGGGATGGGTGCCGTCGGGGCGCGGGGCGCAGTTCAGGGTTACGGCGCGCTCGACGGTGGCGGTTACCGCGTCCTCGCCCTTGCCGATGGTGAGTACGAGGGCGGAGGGGGAGTACAGGCTCTTCGCCTGGGCGGGCTGGGCAGTTTGCATGGGCTGGGCCTGTGCGGCGCCCGCTGCGGCCGTGCCGGTCAGCAGGAGGGCGGTTGCCGTGGCGGTCGCGGCGACTGTGTTGAGGATGTAACGCATGTGTGAAACTCCTTCGCTCGGGGGGTGATTGCGGTCGGGAGTCTTGCGCATGCGGACAGTGAGTGCACATTCATCGCCACTTTCTGGCCGCGTACGTTGCAACGAGGACTACCGAATGGTCGTTCGGGCAGCTCGGAGCGGGTGCGGGAGCATGTCCAGCATGTGGACGATCGCTTGTGGTGCAACGGAAAACTACCGTCTGAGCTGCGCGAATGCTCGGACGGCACTTCGTTCGGTCGAACCGCTTCGACTGGAAAGCGTCGCTCCGTGAGGGGCGCGGGCGTCGCGGTGGGGTGCGCCTGCGGGGGCGGAACGTATACGCCTGCTAATCGCTGGGTGTCGCCCTGATGGCCGCGGTGGGGCCGCGGAGTTGTGTGGGGGTGGGGGTGACGATCTCTGCGGGCGCGGCGCTCTCGCGAAGGCTTCGGCCTCGGCCTCGGTATTCGTGGTGGACAGTCCGGACGACGAGCGCGACTACTGGCCAGGGCATGGGGACGTATGGTCCGCCACCCATGCCCTGACCGACGCAGGTCGTCACGCCGATCGGCTTCCGCGTCGCCTCGCGCACCTTCAGCGTCGCCTCCGCCACCGCCTTGAGGTCGACTTCCTCCGGGGTCTGCTTCGCGATCTGGACGTTGGTCAGGGCAACTGCCGCACTGGTGTTGTCGTCGGCCCAGGCGCACATCGGGAGCGTGGACGTTCCGCCACCGGTCTGTTCCGTCGTCAGCACCTGGCAGGTGATGGTCACTTCGGAGCCGGCCGGAGTGAAGTCCTTGGCGGGTACGGCGATGGTGGACCCGTCCGACTCCCCGGCGCCCTTCAGGATCTTGGTGCGGGCCTCGTCCGGGTCCTTGATGCGGCCGTACCCGCCCGAGATGACCAGGACTCCGGACTCCGACGTCGAGAGGTACTGCCCCACGGCGGCCTTGGCATCGCGGATGTTGGCCTCGCTCGTGCCGGCCAGCCCGGCCTGGCCCTTGTCGGACTGGTCATCGGCCAGCTTGTACTTTCCGTCCAGCAGCGTCTCGGGGAGCGTCAGTTGGTACTCCGCCGGAGGGAAGCTCCCACTCCCACTGTTGCTGCTTCCACCACCGACGACGTTGTTCCCGAACCAGGAGAAGGCGAACAGACCCGCGATGGACGCCATCGTGATCAGCGCGATCTTCGGGCCTTGGTTCTTCTTCGGCGGCGGGGGCGGCGGCGCGCCCCAGCCGTACGCCGGGCCTCCCGTCCCCGGGTACGGCTGCTGGTACTGCGGCTGAGGCGCGTACCCCTGCTGCGGGTACTGCGGGTATTGCGGCTGTTGTGGGTACTGCGGCTGCGTAAACGGGTTCGGGGACGGCGGCGTCGACATGACCGTCACGCTACTTGACGGGTGCGACAGCGCCCCACCAACAGGTCCTTCACCCCTGGTCCTTCACCCCTTACCCCTTGCTGACCGCCGTCAGGATCTCCGGCAGCCTCCTCGCCGTCTGCGGCGCCGCCACCCGTACCCCCGCCCATCCGATCAGCACGCCGTACGCCGTGCCCAACGGCAGCAGCAGCCACAGCGCCGACTGGGAGTTGGAGGCATGCAGCCAGATCGTC
It includes:
- a CDS encoding subtilase-type protease inhibitor — encoded protein: MRYILNTVAATATATALLLTGTAAAGAAQAQPMQTAQPAQAKSLYSPSALVLTIGKGEDAVTATVERAVTLNCAPRPDGTHPMPAAACMELRDVEGEFGALTEAPSTKRCTRQWAPVVVTAQGVWQGKRVAWSATFGNVCEMEGSLAEGTVFAF